One region of Planctomycetota bacterium genomic DNA includes:
- a CDS encoding AAA family ATPase, which produces MKNLFITSTRHNEGKTVLALGMAAAFARQVRDIGYIKPVGKGSVEFAGEKIDHDVALIKEACRIPAFVRDMGPVCYDGFPTAWISQEGREGVLEKIKAGYARVAANKNLVVIEGTGNAAAGAAFGLSNAFLAKLLNAKVVLVASGGVGQPTDEVILNKSYFERAGVELLGVIVNKAYPHELERIDKWMRRVLDLMGVKLLGVIPYDNDLARATMLDLQERFRGKVLNAEGEMGKPLGKLVLGAMSAGTALDELSGVVTLLCPADREDILVAGLSAMFISGRKDFTLASVVVAGRGKLSDTVLRMFKRTAIPVVQVETDVYTVAAEIHAGNFKILPSDREKIARAIEVVQGHVRLDQALEGLA; this is translated from the coding sequence GTGAAAAACCTCTTCATCACCTCGACGCGCCACAACGAGGGGAAGACCGTTCTGGCGCTCGGCATGGCGGCGGCGTTCGCCCGTCAGGTGCGCGACATCGGATACATCAAGCCGGTCGGCAAGGGGTCCGTGGAGTTCGCCGGCGAGAAGATCGACCATGACGTGGCGCTCATCAAGGAGGCATGCCGGATTCCGGCCTTCGTGCGGGACATGGGGCCGGTCTGCTACGACGGCTTCCCGACCGCGTGGATTTCTCAGGAGGGGCGGGAGGGGGTGCTCGAGAAGATCAAGGCCGGATACGCGCGGGTGGCGGCGAACAAGAATCTGGTGGTCATCGAGGGAACCGGCAACGCGGCGGCGGGGGCGGCGTTCGGGCTTTCGAACGCGTTTCTGGCGAAGCTTCTGAACGCGAAGGTGGTGCTGGTGGCCTCGGGGGGCGTGGGCCAGCCCACCGACGAGGTGATCCTCAACAAGAGTTACTTCGAGCGGGCGGGGGTGGAACTTCTCGGGGTCATCGTCAACAAGGCGTACCCGCACGAGCTGGAGCGGATCGACAAGTGGATGCGCCGGGTGCTGGACCTCATGGGGGTGAAGCTCCTGGGCGTGATTCCTTACGACAACGACCTGGCGCGGGCGACGATGCTGGATCTCCAGGAGCGGTTCCGCGGGAAGGTCCTCAACGCCGAGGGCGAGATGGGCAAGCCGCTCGGCAAGCTCGTGCTCGGGGCGATGAGCGCGGGGACGGCGCTCGACGAGCTTTCGGGGGTGGTGACGCTGCTGTGCCCGGCGGACCGGGAGGACATCCTCGTGGCGGGCCTGTCGGCCATGTTCATCAGCGGCCGGAAGGATTTCACGCTGGCGTCGGTCGTGGTGGCGGGGAGAGGGAAGCTGTCGGACACGGTGCTTCGGATGTTCAAGCGGACGGCGATTCCGGTGGTTCAGGTCGAGACGGACGTCTACACGGTGGCGGCGGAGATTCACGCGGGGAACTTCAAGATCCTGCCCTCGGATCGGGAGAAGATCGCCCGGGCGATCGAGGTGGTGCAGGGGCACGTGCGCCTGGATCAGGCGCTCGAGGGGCTGGCATGA
- a CDS encoding DNA glycosylase, which yields MATLIPAPAFDLGRTLESGQFFRFAPAGGGAYYVHTAGRLLRARQDGDRLRIEGAPASFARRFFALDHDGDAVAQTLGRDPALRPALDAVSGLRILRQDPWECTAAFIVSICSNIPRIARTIEALARAWGRPVRLDGFASRAFPAPGALGDERALRRLGLGFRAPYLVETARRAAAGFLDGLDRLPYDAARERLIELPGVAEKVADCVLLFAYGRLEAFPVDTRIRQAMRTLFFRHRAASDREIRAFARERWGPLAGYAQQYLYAWWPRARRRISSPAPPAAAPA from the coding sequence GTGGCGACGCTGATTCCCGCTCCCGCCTTCGACCTCGGCCGCACCCTCGAAAGCGGACAGTTCTTCCGCTTCGCCCCCGCCGGCGGCGGCGCCTATTACGTCCACACGGCGGGCCGCCTCCTCCGGGCCCGCCAGGACGGCGACCGGCTCCGCATCGAAGGCGCTCCCGCCTCCTTCGCCCGCCGATTCTTCGCTCTCGACCACGACGGAGACGCCGTCGCACAGACCCTCGGACGCGATCCCGCCCTTCGGCCCGCCCTGGACGCCGTTTCCGGCCTGCGCATCCTCCGGCAGGACCCCTGGGAATGCACCGCCGCCTTCATCGTCTCCATCTGCTCGAATATCCCCCGCATCGCCCGGACGATCGAGGCGCTCGCCCGCGCCTGGGGACGCCCCGTGCGTCTGGACGGATTCGCCTCCCGCGCCTTCCCGGCGCCCGGCGCCCTCGGCGACGAACGCGCGCTCCGACGCCTGGGACTCGGATTCCGGGCTCCGTACCTCGTGGAGACGGCGCGCCGCGCGGCCGCCGGATTCCTCGACGGATTGGACCGGCTTCCCTACGACGCCGCCCGCGAACGACTGATAGAACTTCCGGGGGTGGCCGAAAAGGTCGCCGACTGCGTGCTCCTCTTCGCGTACGGCCGACTCGAGGCCTTCCCCGTCGATACCCGCATCCGCCAGGCTATGCGAACCCTCTTTTTTCGGCACCGGGCGGCATCGGACCGCGAGATCCGCGCCTTCGCCCGCGAGCGGTGGGGCCCCCTGGCCGGCTACGCCCAGCAGTACCTCTACGCGTGGTGGCCGCGCGCCCGCCGCCGGATCAGTTCTCCAGCCCCGCCGGCCGCCGCCCCAGCGTGA
- a CDS encoding PDZ domain-containing protein, translating to MRLGPAWVAALLAAADVGIPPQPLKPSEVGLQRTIAPLWDPYGAEFSPDGRLLAVACGTEVRLYGTQAWKEVARLRGASENLLSVTFSPDGKMLAAGGFQGGVVLWDLEEGRVRRTLAGHRAYVAALAFHPDGRRLLTASHDGTARLWDAKEGRELRAVGSGGAVFVAAAFSRDGSRAALAGAGLRVFRTDRWREEPGPAVAEEGWLAVGFRPDGRRGWVAGDRSVLVWEAGVGVPAREVVCVPESAALTAAQLSPDGRFWAAGSQDGALRFFDAGGESPPTVLAHHQGPVRAVAVDPRGRCVVTIGRDRHIKVWGRVPAGVARLRPKGFCGIRVEQEESGRVVIVEVIAGTPADAAGLRRGDVVRKVAGTPVATPTDSVDLIGSFLEGEEVEIEVERGGQARAVRVTLGRRPAGLEN from the coding sequence GTGAGACTCGGACCGGCGTGGGTCGCCGCGCTCCTGGCGGCGGCGGATGTCGGGATCCCCCCGCAGCCGCTCAAGCCGTCCGAGGTGGGGCTCCAGCGCACGATCGCTCCTCTCTGGGATCCGTACGGGGCGGAGTTCAGTCCGGACGGACGCCTCCTGGCGGTGGCCTGTGGAACGGAGGTCCGGCTCTACGGCACGCAGGCCTGGAAGGAAGTCGCACGCCTGCGCGGGGCTTCCGAAAATCTCCTGAGCGTGACTTTCTCTCCGGACGGAAAGATGCTGGCGGCCGGAGGGTTCCAGGGAGGGGTCGTTCTCTGGGATCTCGAGGAGGGGCGGGTTCGGCGCACGCTGGCGGGACACCGGGCGTACGTGGCGGCGCTCGCGTTTCATCCGGACGGCCGCCGGCTTCTGACCGCCTCGCACGACGGCACGGCGCGCCTGTGGGACGCGAAGGAAGGGCGGGAGCTGCGCGCCGTGGGATCGGGGGGCGCGGTCTTCGTCGCGGCGGCGTTTTCGCGGGACGGTTCGAGGGCCGCCCTGGCCGGGGCGGGGCTCCGGGTGTTCCGCACCGATCGATGGCGGGAAGAGCCGGGGCCGGCCGTGGCCGAGGAGGGATGGCTGGCGGTGGGCTTCCGGCCGGACGGTCGGCGGGGATGGGTGGCGGGGGACCGGTCCGTTCTGGTCTGGGAGGCGGGGGTGGGCGTTCCCGCGCGGGAGGTGGTTTGCGTTCCGGAGTCGGCGGCGCTGACCGCCGCGCAGCTTTCGCCGGACGGCCGTTTTTGGGCGGCCGGTTCGCAGGACGGGGCGCTTCGTTTTTTCGACGCGGGCGGGGAATCTCCGCCCACGGTGCTGGCGCATCATCAGGGGCCCGTGCGCGCCGTGGCCGTCGATCCGCGGGGCCGTTGCGTGGTGACGATCGGGAGGGATCGCCATATCAAGGTGTGGGGTCGGGTGCCGGCCGGGGTCGCGCGCCTGCGTCCCAAGGGGTTCTGCGGAATCCGGGTGGAGCAGGAGGAGAGCGGTCGCGTGGTGATCGTGGAGGTGATCGCCGGAACGCCGGCCGACGCCGCGGGCCTGCGGCGCGGAGACGTGGTTCGGAAGGTGGCCGGAACCCCGGTGGCGACTCCCACGGATTCGGTCGATCTCATCGGAAGCTTCCTGGAGGGAGAGGAGGTCGAGATCGAGGTGGAGCGCGGAGGGCAGGCGCGGGCGGTTCGGGTCACGCTGGGGCGGCGGCCGGCGGGGCTGGAGAACTGA
- a CDS encoding glycosyltransferase, producing MPLISILMPVYNAAGTLRAALQSVLAQSFKEWELVAVNDGSTDASLEILDEAARRDRRIRILTGAHVGHVEALRSAATLAAGPLLARMDADDVMHPRRLLLQLTRLDSPPAVDVVATRVRVLGRTGEGMRLYVDWQNRLLSHDDITANLFVESPLAHPSVLMRRDKFERAGGYRDPGWAEDFDLWHRLRECGARFEKLPRTLLSWRDSDRRLTRTHPMYSEKAFYQAKLHYFKRHPLGRGPVVVWGAGPIGRHWARDLLRSGIEVPYAIDIDPRKVGRTIAGGRVPVLSVEEGLARRAGVILGAVGSRGARDTIRERLARERLVEGRDYLFVA from the coding sequence ATGCCGCTCATCTCCATCCTGATGCCCGTCTATAACGCCGCCGGGACCCTCCGAGCGGCCCTGCAATCCGTGCTGGCGCAGAGCTTCAAAGAGTGGGAGCTCGTGGCGGTCAACGACGGATCGACCGACGCGTCCCTGGAGATCCTGGACGAGGCGGCGCGCCGGGACCGGCGGATCCGGATCCTGACGGGGGCCCACGTGGGCCACGTGGAGGCGCTGCGGTCGGCCGCCACGCTGGCCGCGGGACCGCTCCTGGCGCGCATGGACGCCGACGACGTCATGCATCCCCGGCGTCTGCTGCTTCAGCTCACCCGCCTGGACTCGCCGCCGGCGGTGGACGTGGTGGCCACGCGGGTGCGGGTCCTGGGCCGCACGGGCGAAGGGATGCGCCTCTACGTGGACTGGCAGAACCGGCTCCTCTCGCACGACGACATCACGGCGAATCTCTTCGTGGAGAGTCCCCTGGCGCACCCCTCGGTCCTCATGCGGCGCGACAAGTTCGAGCGCGCGGGGGGCTACCGGGACCCGGGCTGGGCGGAGGATTTCGATCTCTGGCACCGGCTGCGGGAATGCGGCGCGCGGTTCGAAAAGCTGCCCCGCACGCTCCTCTCCTGGCGGGACAGCGACCGGCGCCTGACGCGGACGCACCCCATGTACTCCGAGAAGGCCTTCTACCAGGCGAAGCTTCACTACTTCAAGCGCCATCCCCTGGGCCGGGGCCCCGTGGTCGTCTGGGGCGCGGGCCCCATCGGGCGCCACTGGGCGCGGGACCTCCTGCGCTCGGGCATCGAGGTCCCGTACGCGATCGACATCGACCCGCGCAAGGTGGGCCGAACGATCGCCGGCGGACGGGTTCCGGTCCTCTCCGTGGAGGAGGGCCTGGCGCGGCGGGCGGGCGTGATCCTCGGCGCGGTGGGCTCGCGGGGCGCGCGGGACACGATCCGCGAGCGTCTGGCCCGGGAGCGCCTGGTCGAGGGGCGCGACTATCTTTTCGTGGCCTGA
- the rmuC gene encoding DNA recombination protein RmuC, translated as MMELAWAAVGAAAGAAVAWFIRKAREAELRAAAGEERARLEERLAESERHGAEQKRLLEEAERKLADAFRAMAGEALRTNNEAFLKLAEQTLKGYLAQATGDIELRKKAVEDLVKPIQESLRRYQEKADTLERERQKAYGELAQQLQSVAATQEKLRLETGNLVSALRQPHVRGRWGEITLRRVVELAGLSEHCDFTEQAAAEGEGGTLRPDLVVHLPNRREIVVDAKAVLSAYLEALEAPAEEARQAALRRHAAHLRERVRVLSGKRYWELVAQSAEFVVLFVPGEPFLAAAVQQAPDLLEEALAQRVVVATPTTLVALLKAVAYGWRQERLARNAQEVADLGRKLFESVEVWARHLSKLREAVFNTVEHFNAAQASLERYVLSRARRMKDLGIAADKDVPSLAPVTEVPRPVELPKPE; from the coding sequence ATGATGGAACTCGCGTGGGCGGCGGTCGGGGCGGCGGCGGGAGCGGCCGTGGCGTGGTTCATCCGCAAGGCCCGGGAGGCGGAGCTGCGCGCGGCGGCGGGGGAGGAGCGCGCGCGGCTGGAGGAGCGCCTGGCCGAAAGCGAGCGCCATGGGGCCGAGCAGAAGCGCCTTCTCGAGGAGGCGGAGCGCAAACTCGCCGACGCCTTCCGCGCGATGGCCGGCGAGGCGCTCCGGACGAACAACGAGGCGTTTCTCAAACTCGCCGAGCAGACGTTGAAAGGCTACCTTGCGCAGGCGACCGGGGACATCGAGCTGCGCAAGAAGGCGGTCGAGGATCTCGTCAAACCCATTCAGGAGTCGCTCCGCCGGTACCAGGAAAAGGCCGACACCCTCGAGCGCGAGCGCCAGAAGGCGTACGGGGAGCTGGCGCAGCAGCTTCAGTCCGTGGCGGCGACGCAGGAAAAGCTGCGGCTGGAGACGGGGAACCTCGTCTCGGCGCTCCGGCAGCCCCACGTGCGGGGCCGCTGGGGCGAGATCACACTCCGGCGGGTGGTCGAGCTGGCGGGCCTTTCGGAGCACTGCGATTTCACCGAGCAGGCCGCGGCCGAGGGGGAAGGGGGAACCCTGCGGCCGGATCTCGTGGTGCACCTTCCGAACCGGCGGGAGATCGTCGTGGACGCGAAGGCGGTCCTTTCGGCGTATCTCGAAGCGCTCGAGGCTCCGGCGGAGGAGGCGCGCCAGGCCGCGCTCCGCCGGCACGCGGCCCATCTTCGGGAGCGGGTGCGGGTCCTGTCGGGCAAGCGCTACTGGGAGCTTGTCGCGCAGTCGGCGGAGTTCGTGGTGCTTTTCGTGCCGGGGGAGCCGTTTCTGGCGGCCGCCGTCCAGCAGGCCCCGGACCTCCTCGAGGAGGCTCTGGCCCAGCGGGTGGTCGTGGCCACGCCGACGACGCTCGTGGCGCTCCTGAAGGCGGTGGCCTACGGGTGGCGCCAGGAGCGGCTGGCGAGAAACGCGCAGGAGGTGGCCGATCTCGGGCGCAAGCTCTTCGAGAGCGTGGAGGTCTGGGCGCGGCATCTTTCCAAGCTTCGCGAGGCGGTCTTCAACACGGTGGAGCACTTCAACGCGGCGCAGGCGTCCCTCGAGCGGTACGTTCTTTCGCGCGCGCGGCGGATGAAGGACTTGGGGATCGCCGCGGACAAGGACGTGCCGTCCCTGGCGCCCGTGACGGAAGTGCCCCGGCCGGTGGAGCTCCCGAAGCCGGAATAA
- a CDS encoding UvrD-helicase domain-containing protein has translation MRPGDQAERDRVIASTRNLAVTAGAGTGKTTLLVDKIVHKVVVEGLPLENLLALTFTEKAATELRERLRRRLGEEGRAAALDRAEIGTIHSFCAHVLRRFPVEAGVAPDFRVDEGAVFRVRFERAWPRWLDRELGSAARRPRAWKTVLSKVDLETLRELAWGLSSFGVPLDEPGDGAATLREFAREAALAAPALADALTGKAPVPARCRAGASPREKSAWRLARDMASIDEGLVGRATALVSEFAREFRRDYLRAGYVTFDAMLALVHDLLSNPEFPEVLEFLRNRYRFILVDEFQDTDPLQGAILQKLAEGPDGRLAPGRILVVGDPKQSIYSFRGADIVAYHRFVDRILEEGGERAVLRTNFRSHGRILSFVNEVFGRLIASHRQLQPAYEPVECPEGRRPAFPEPTIEAILIEDAGAEEAREAEAEAIAGWIASRRDVRYRDVAILLRALSDANLYLEALRGRGIPYVIEGEKYFYGTPEVVDFVNLLRAVAYPHDRVALAAVLRSPYGALSDQELYERRRELDYRRASDLPLFGFLRRWNEEAGRRGVAELIDLIFEESYALEIARAGYHGEQAVANLLKLRRKAADFEAQEGGTLREFLVRAGRAIRELEEEGESPLADETLDAVRVLSIHRAKGLEFPVVFLPDLHREFGGTRGEPVVRYDWPTRTRGIRLGAVCDAGGAALSWLDRERRREELRRILYVGMTRAREVLVLTGGVRVRGETYLSMLLPDLERQARVTRVPYRRPVLTAPPAPAEPERPDFEGLAARWRARERRASVPERFTSPTRLEETSEGEPRAPAEEAIEIGRVCHRVLEALDFSRPEVPEGVPPEAARILERFFRSEAFRELASSEILARELPFLFPRGGQVVQGVLDVVYRKNGILYVGDYKTDKMLEPGEYELIRDLYTEAARRIFPGTRPRFRLIDLRRGRMVEVEAARPPGGRA, from the coding sequence ATGCGTCCCGGGGACCAGGCGGAGCGAGACCGCGTCATCGCATCGACCCGGAATCTCGCCGTCACGGCGGGCGCGGGAACGGGGAAGACCACGCTTCTCGTGGACAAGATCGTCCACAAGGTGGTCGTGGAGGGGTTGCCCCTGGAGAACCTCCTCGCCCTCACGTTCACCGAGAAGGCGGCCACCGAGCTGCGCGAGCGCCTCCGGCGGCGTCTCGGAGAGGAAGGGCGGGCGGCCGCCCTCGACCGCGCGGAGATCGGGACGATCCACAGCTTCTGCGCCCACGTCCTGCGGCGCTTTCCCGTGGAGGCGGGCGTGGCCCCGGACTTCCGGGTGGACGAGGGGGCCGTGTTCCGCGTCCGCTTCGAGCGCGCCTGGCCCCGGTGGCTCGACCGCGAGCTGGGATCGGCCGCGCGCCGGCCGCGCGCGTGGAAGACCGTCCTCTCGAAGGTGGACCTCGAGACGCTGCGCGAGCTGGCCTGGGGGCTTTCGTCTTTCGGCGTGCCGCTCGACGAGCCCGGAGACGGGGCGGCGACCCTGCGGGAATTCGCCCGGGAGGCGGCCCTCGCCGCTCCGGCCCTGGCCGACGCCCTGACCGGAAAGGCGCCGGTCCCGGCCCGGTGCCGCGCCGGGGCGTCGCCTCGCGAAAAGAGCGCGTGGCGCCTGGCGCGGGACATGGCTTCGATCGACGAGGGGCTCGTCGGTCGCGCGACGGCGCTCGTTTCCGAATTCGCCCGCGAGTTCCGGCGCGACTACCTGCGCGCCGGGTACGTGACCTTCGACGCGATGCTCGCGCTGGTTCACGATCTTCTTTCCAATCCCGAGTTCCCGGAGGTTCTGGAGTTCCTGCGGAACCGCTACCGGTTCATTCTCGTGGACGAGTTCCAGGACACGGATCCGCTTCAGGGCGCGATCCTCCAGAAGCTCGCCGAGGGGCCGGACGGGCGGCTGGCTCCCGGCCGCATCCTCGTCGTGGGCGACCCCAAGCAGTCGATCTACAGTTTCCGCGGGGCGGACATCGTGGCCTACCACCGGTTCGTGGACCGCATTCTCGAGGAAGGCGGCGAGCGGGCGGTTCTGCGGACGAATTTCCGGAGCCACGGCAGGATCCTGAGCTTCGTCAACGAGGTGTTCGGCCGGCTCATCGCGTCCCACCGGCAGCTTCAGCCGGCCTATGAGCCCGTGGAGTGCCCGGAGGGACGCCGGCCCGCTTTCCCGGAGCCCACGATCGAGGCGATCCTGATCGAGGACGCGGGGGCGGAAGAGGCCCGCGAGGCGGAGGCCGAGGCGATCGCGGGGTGGATCGCCTCCCGGCGGGACGTGCGCTACCGGGACGTGGCGATTCTCCTGAGGGCGCTGTCGGACGCGAATCTGTATCTCGAGGCGCTTCGCGGCCGGGGGATTCCCTACGTGATCGAGGGCGAGAAGTATTTCTACGGGACGCCGGAAGTGGTCGATTTCGTGAATCTCCTGCGGGCGGTCGCCTATCCGCACGATCGCGTGGCGCTGGCGGCCGTGCTCCGGTCCCCGTACGGCGCGCTTTCCGACCAGGAGCTCTACGAGCGGCGCCGGGAACTGGACTACCGGAGGGCGTCGGATCTGCCGCTGTTCGGATTCCTGAGGCGCTGGAACGAGGAAGCCGGGCGCCGCGGCGTGGCCGAGCTCATCGACCTCATCTTCGAGGAGAGTTACGCGCTCGAGATCGCCCGCGCGGGCTACCACGGCGAGCAGGCCGTGGCCAACCTCCTCAAACTTCGCCGCAAGGCGGCGGATTTCGAGGCGCAGGAAGGCGGCACGCTTCGCGAGTTTCTCGTCCGGGCCGGCCGCGCGATCCGGGAGCTGGAGGAGGAAGGCGAGAGTCCCCTGGCGGACGAGACCCTGGACGCCGTTCGGGTGCTTTCCATTCACCGCGCCAAAGGACTGGAGTTTCCGGTGGTGTTTCTTCCGGACCTTCACCGCGAATTCGGCGGGACGCGCGGGGAGCCCGTGGTGCGCTACGACTGGCCCACGCGGACGCGGGGGATTCGGCTGGGGGCGGTCTGCGACGCGGGCGGGGCGGCTTTGTCCTGGCTGGACCGCGAGCGCCGCCGGGAGGAGCTGCGGCGCATCCTCTACGTGGGCATGACCCGGGCGCGGGAGGTCCTGGTGCTGACGGGAGGGGTGCGGGTCCGGGGGGAGACTTACCTTTCGATGCTGCTGCCCGATCTCGAGCGGCAGGCCCGCGTGACGCGGGTGCCGTACCGGCGGCCGGTCCTGACGGCGCCGCCCGCGCCGGCGGAGCCGGAGCGTCCGGACTTCGAGGGTCTGGCGGCCCGCTGGCGGGCGCGCGAGCGGCGGGCGTCCGTGCCCGAGCGGTTCACGAGTCCCACGCGGCTCGAGGAGACCTCCGAAGGAGAGCCGCGGGCGCCGGCCGAGGAGGCGATCGAGATCGGCCGCGTCTGCCACCGTGTCCTGGAGGCGCTCGATTTTTCGCGCCCCGAGGTGCCCGAGGGCGTTCCGCCCGAGGCGGCCCGGATTCTGGAGCGCTTCTTCCGGAGCGAGGCCTTCCGGGAGCTGGCCTCTTCCGAGATCCTGGCGCGGGAGCTTCCGTTTCTCTTTCCGCGGGGCGGCCAGGTCGTCCAGGGCGTCCTGGACGTGGTCTACCGGAAAAACGGAATTCTCTACGTGGGGGACTACAAGACCGATAAGATGCTCGAACCCGGGGAGTACGAGCTGATCCGGGATCTCTACACGGAAGCGGCGCGGAGGATTTTCCCCGGGACGCGGCCGCGCTTCCGGCTGATCGATCTCCGGAGGGGGCGGATGGTGGAGGTGGAGGCGGCGCGGCCGCCGGGAGGGAGGGCATGA